Proteins encoded in a region of the Quercus lobata isolate SW786 chromosome 8, ValleyOak3.0 Primary Assembly, whole genome shotgun sequence genome:
- the LOC115957841 gene encoding protein RNA-directed DNA methylation 3 isoform X3 gives MQKGKGKGVAGKTTAGKGKGGDDDKTGGKKRRNREILQFFEDAAGEDSDSSFDFDDDFDFAVEDFDTESKIDKEPGKAQSLPLYPKEEEMNEEEFDKMMEERYKDGSNFVRYAEDDFENKRSIDRNNIIPSARDPTIWKVKCMVGRERNSAFCLMQKYVDLKSLGTKLQIISAFALDHIKGCIYIEADKQFDIIEACKGLTTIYSSRIAIVPKNEVSHLLSSRITRNEVSEGSWARVKNGKYKGDLAQIVAVNDARKRATVKLIPRIDLQAMTAKFGGGVSLKKNATPAPRLISTSELEEFRPLIQYRRDRDTNKLFEVLDGLMLKDGYLYKKVSIDSLSCSGVMPSEEELLKFKSSENNETDDLEWLTQLYGERKKKRVIRSDKGGGKGEGSSGSSGANSFDLHDLVCFGRKDFGIIIGIEKDDSYKILKEGPEGPVVVYVQLKELKSGPFDMKFTALDQHMKPISACDTIRVLEGPSKGRQGIVRQIYRGTIFLYDENEAENGGYFCAKSQMCEKVKLSSDVCNEKGGESASFGFEDFPSSPKSPLSPKKPWQARENRQEFNRGDKDAMFSIGQTLRIRVGPLKGYLCRVLAIRHSDVTVKLDSQHKVLTVKSEHLTEVRGKSSTVPMSEDPESGSLKPFDLLGAEGSSRDWMDGAGTSAGSSGWNSGGSSSWPSFPASGISLQPESSSANPFSSEANDAKKDVENAAWETKAAPNQSSSWGAAAANEKSSWGAGTAKENSSWGAAAANEKSSWGKSTPDGDLGSSSKVAGDNWGKGNLKVGTPTDSSNNAATTWKKNTVSDDQDGWKTSEEPWNKGKSISASPTGGKNQPDSWGKGKDTVEAGSWNQQKSWDKGKDVVVGEGSAWGKADDAEKTDEAGWNKAKFAGGSQNVNWGNVKNTSEDAVGDNGKSWNKSAGGSSWGKQADTNVERKGWVENKEDTEQQDGWARPKAFGEGRGFGGRGRGRGSQGRGDQFGRGRSSSQGEFGGNSGQGNSWTGDGMSTGNPSGWNNDQTGGWAKSKASDWGKKDDGCQNANAPDDNNGSGWNKRWGAGKEIGESGDQWNNSKPSRGDWSAPKASNDDKSSGWNNKSSANEGAGSAGDDGAGWSKRKGPGENQNMGWTSKANDMDGNQSSGWGTNRVSGDRSSDWNKKTTENKEEGEHKNQGGGWNSGKASDQGSVTGWGQSSGWKSGSNVGENQDGGKSSWNAGSSDANRNQDSSWGKKSDWNGGGNQSSNWGKSNWNSGSGDASEDQTENFGNRGGFGGRGGDRGGFRGRGRSDRGGFRGRGGFGGRGGDRGGYGGRGGEGGGYGGRGGDGGGFGRGRSDRGGFGGRGRGRRDQSGGWNNSNDGAGTWSSRNDGAGTWNSRNDSSEDRPTDWNKGAGEGWKNKDGAGTWNSGSGDKNKSQSWNAGSSGTSNQSGGWNSQGSGWNKGTGSDNAGSGDQAVNAGEGWKNKDGAGTWNSGSGDKNKSHSWNAGSSGTSNQSGGWNSQGSGWNKGTGSDNAGNGDQAVNAGSGGTTNQSSGWNSQGSGWNKGTGNGGKTQSSGWN, from the exons ATGCAGAAGGGGAAGGGCAAAGGCGTTGCCGGAAAAACCACCGCCGGGAAAGGAAAGGGCGGCGACGATGACAAGACTGGCGGCAAGAAGCGGAGGAATCGCGAGATCCTTCAGTTCTTCGAGGACGCTGCTGGCGAGGACTCCGATTCCAGCTTCGACTTCGACGATGACTTTG ATTTTGCAGTAGAAGATTTTGATACAGAGTCAAAAATTGACAAGGAACCAGGAAAAGCCCAGAGCCTTCCCCTTTATCCCAAAgaggaggagatgaatgaggaagaatttgataAAATGATGGAAGAACGCTACAAGGATGGTTCTAATTTCGTCAGATATGCTGAGGATGATTTTGAGAACAAAAGATCGATTGATAGAAATAATATTATACCTTCAGCTAGAGATCCAACCATCTGGAAAGTTAAATGCATG GTTGGACGTGAGAGGAATTCAGCTTTTTGTCTTATGCAGAAGTATGTAGACTTGAAATCATTAGGTACCAAACTTCAGATAATATCTGCATTTGCTCTTGATCATATAAAGGGTTGTATTTACATTGAAGCTGACAAGCAATTTGATATTATTGAG GCATGTAAAGGGCTTACTACTATATACTCCTCTCGAATAGCTATAGTCCCAAAAAATGAAGTTTCTCATTTGTTATCTTCCCGAATTACGCGCAATGAAGTTTCTGAGGGCTCATGGGCTCGTGTGAAGAATGGGAAATACAAGGGAGACTTGGCACAG atTGTGGCTGTGAATGATGCACGAAAAAGAGCAACAGTGAAGCTTATACCAAGAATTGATCTACAAGCAATGACTGCAAAATTT GGTGGGGGAGTTAGCCTCAAGAAAAATGCCACTCCAGCACCAAGATTGATCAGCACAAGTGAACTTGA GGAGTTCCGGCCTCTCATTCAGTACAGACGTGATCGTGACACCAACAAGCTTTTTGAGGTTCTTGATGGTCTGATGCTCAAGGATGGATATTTATACAAGAAAGTATCAATAGATTCTTTAAGCTGCTCGGGAGTTATGCCATCTGAAGAGGAGCTCCTGAAGTTTAAATCTTCTGAGAATAATGAAACTGATGATTTGGAGTGGCTTACACAGCTTTATGGTGAACGAAAGAAAAAACGGGTTATAAGAAGTGATAAAGGTGGTGGGAAAGGAGAAGGCTCATCAGGATCTAGTGGTGCGAACAGCTTTGACCTGCATGatcttgtttgttttgg CCGGAAAGATTTTGGAATTATCATAGGCATTGAGAAAGATGATAGTTACAAG ATTTTGAAAGAGGGTCCAGAAGGACCTGTTGTGGTGTATGTCCAACTGAAAGAGTTAAAGAGTGGGCCCTTTGATATGAAATTTACTGCTTTAGATCAGCACATGAAGCCCATATCAGCCTGTGATACTATCAGGGTTTTGGAAGGACCATCTAAG GGTAGGCAAGGCATTGTTAGGCAAATCTACAGAGGCACCATCTTTTTATATGATGAGAATGAAGCAGAAAATGGTGGTTATTTCTGTGCTAAGTCTCAAATGTGTGAGAAAGTCAAATTGTCTAGTGATGTGTGCAATGAAAAG GGTGGTGAATCAGCTTCCTTTGGTTTCGAAGACTTCCCATCATCTCCTAAGTCACCTCTTTCACCAAAAAAGCCATGGCAAGCTAGAGAAAACCGTCAGGAAT TCAATCGTGGGGATAAAGATGCAATGTTCTCCATTGGTCAAACCTTGAGAATCCGTGTTGGTCCTCTAAAGGGATACCTCTGCCGTGTTTTAGCTATACGTCATTCTGATGTTACAGTGAAACTTGATTCTCAGCACAAGGTTCTTACAG TTAAAAGTGAGCATCTTACTGAGGTTCGTGGGAAAAGCTCTACTGTACCTATGAG TGAGGATCCGGAGTCGGGTTCTTTAAAACCATTTGATCTGCTTGGAGCCGAAGGCAGCTCTAGAG attggATGGATGGAGCAGGAACATCAGCAGGGAGTTCTGGGTGGAATTCTGGAGGAAG TAGCTCTTGGCCTAGTTTCCCTGCCTCAGGCATTTCG CTTCAGCCAGAGTCCAGTTCAGCAAATCCTTTCAGTTCCGAGGCCAATGATGCCAAAAAAG ATGTGGAAAATGCTGCTTGGGAGACCAAAGCGGCTCCAAATCAGAGTTCATCCTGGGGCGCTGCAGCAGCTAATGAGAAATCATCCTGGGGTGCTGGGACAGCTAAAGAAAATTCATCTTGGGGTGCTGCTGCAGCTAACGAGAAATCATCCTGGGGTAAATCTACACCCGATGGAGATCTGGGAAGTTCTTCAAAAGTTGCTGGAGACAATTGGGGCAAAGGAAACCTTAAAGTTGGAACTCCAACTGATTCTTCAAATAATGCTGCAACCACCTGGAAAAAGAATACTGTGTCTGATGATCAAGATGGTTGGAAAACATCAGAGGAACCCTGGAACAAGGGTAAGAGTATTAGTGCAAGCCCAACTGGTGGAAAGAATCAACCAGATTCTTGGGGCAAAGGTAAAGATACAGTTGAAGCTGGGTCATGGAATCAACAGAAATCTTGGGACAAAGGCAAAGATGTAGTTGTTGGTGAGGGATCTGCTTGGGGCAAAGCTGATGATGCAGAAAAAACTGATGAAGCAGGATGGAATAAAGCCAAATTTGCTGGTGGAAGTCAAAATGTAAACTGGGGTAATGTGAAAAATACCAGTGAAGATGCTGTTGGGGATAATGGAAAATCTTGGAATAAATCAGCTGGAGGGTCTTCGTGGGGTAAACAAGCTGATACAAATGTGGAGAGGAAGGGTTGGGTGGAAAATAAAGAGGATACAGAACAGCAAGATGGTTGGGCGAGGCCAAAAGCATTTGGTGAGGGTCGTGGGTTTGGTGGGAGAGGAAGGGGTAGAGGAAGCCAAGGGCGTGGAGATCAATTTGGCAGGGGAAGATCATCGAGTCAGGGAGAGTTTGGTGGGAACAGTGGTCAGGGAAATAGTTGGACTGGTGATGGAATGTCAACAGGGAATCCTTCTGGTTGGAACAATGATCAAACAGGTGGTTGGGCTAAATCCAAAGCTTCTGATTGGGGTAAAAAAGATGATGGTTGCCAGAATGCTAATGCACCTGATGATAATAATGGATCTGGATGGAACAAAAGATGGGGAGCAGGTAAGGAGATTGGTGAAAGCGGTGACCAATGGAACAATTCAAAACCTTCTCGTGGTGATTGGAGTGCTCCAAAAGCTTCAAATGATGACAAGTCATCTGGTTGGAACAATAAGTCTTCTGCTAATGAAGGAGCTGGTAGTGCTGGGGATGATGGAGCTGGTTGGAGCAAAAGAAAAGGTCCTGGTGAAAATCAAAACATGGGGTGGACCAGTAAAGCTAATGATATGGATGGAAACCAATCATCTGGATGGGGTACCAACAGAGTGTCTGGAGACAGGTCCTCTGACTGGAATAAGAAGACCACTGAAAATAAAGAAGAGGGTGAGCATAAAAATCAAGGGGGTGGCTGGAACAGTGGAAAAGCTTCAGATCAAGGTTCAGTAACTGGATGGGGTCAAAGTTCTGGTTGGAAAAGTGGATCAAATGTTGGAGAAAACCAGGATGGCGGAAAAAGTAGTTGGAACGCTGGGTCAAGTGATGCCAATAGAAACCAGGATTCTAGTTGGGGTAAAAAAAGTGATTGGAATGGAGGTGGGAACCAGAGTTCTAATTGGGGCAAAAGTAATTGGAACTCTGGATCTGGCGATGCAAGTGAAGACCAAACTGAGAATTTTGGTAATAGGGGAGGTTTTGGAGGTAGAGGTGGAGATAGGGGAGGTTTTAGAGGTAGGGGCCGTTCAGATAGAGGAGGCTTTAGAGGTAGAGGTGGTTTTGGAGGTAGAGGTGGAGACAGGGGTGGTTATGGTGGTAGAGGTGGAGAAGGGGGTGGTTATGGTGGTAGAGGTGGAGACGGGGGTGGTTTTGGTAGAGGTAGATCAGACAGAGGAGGATTTGGAGGTAGAGGCCGTGGAAGGAGGGATCAAAGTGGTGGTTGGAACAACAGTAATGATGGTGCAGGAACTTGGAGTAGCAGAAATGATGGTGCGGGAACTTGGAACAGCAGAAATGACTCTAGTGAGGATAGGCCCACTGACTGGAACAAAGGGGCAGGAGAGGGGTGGAAAAACAAAGATGGTGCAGGAACTTGGAACAGTGGAAGTGGTGATAAGAACAAGTCACAGAGTTGGAATGCAGGAAGTAGTGGAACTAGCAATCAATCTGGTGGTTGGAACAGCCAGGGGTCAGGTTGGAACAAAGGAACAGGTTCAGATAATGCAGGGAGTGGAGATCAAGCTGTTAATGCAGGAGAGGGGTGGAAAAACAAAGATGGTGCAGGAACCTGGAACAGTGGAAGTGGTGATAAGAACAAGTCGCATAGTTGGAATGCAGGAAGTAGTGGAACTAGCAATCAATCTGGTGGTTGGAACAGCCAGGGGTCAGGTTGGAACAAAGGAACAGGTTCAGATAATGCAGGGAATGGAGATCAAGCTGTTAATGCAGGAAGTGGTGGAACTACTAATCAATCTAGTGGATGGAATAGCCAGGGTTCAGGTTGGAACAAAGGTACAGGTAATGGGGGTAAGACTCAGTCATCTGGTTGGAATTAA
- the LOC115957841 gene encoding protein RNA-directed DNA methylation 3 isoform X2 — protein MQKGKGKGVAGKTTAGKGKGGDDDKTGGKKRRNREILQFFEDAAGEDSDSSFDFDDDFDFAVEDFDTESKIDKEPGKAQSLPLYPKEEEMNEEEFDKMMEERYKDGSNFVRYAEDDFENKRSIDRNNIIPSARDPTIWKVKCMVGRERNSAFCLMQKYVDLKSLGTKLQIISAFALDHIKGCIYIEADKQFDIIEACKGLTTIYSSRIAIVPKNEVSHLLSSRITRNEVSEGSWARVKNGKYKGDLAQIVAVNDARKRATVKLIPRIDLQAMTAKFGGGVSLKKNATPAPRLISTSELEEFRPLIQYRRDRDTNKLFEVLDGLMLKDGYLYKKVSIDSLSCSGVMPSEEELLKFKSSENNETDDLEWLTQLYGERKKKRVIRSDKGGGKGEGSSGSSGANSFDLHDLVCFGRKDFGIIIGIEKDDSYKILKEGPEGPVVVYVQLKELKSGPFDMKFTALDQHMKPISACDTIRVLEGPSKGRQGIVRQIYRGTIFLYDENEAENGGYFCAKSQMCEKVKLSSDVCNEKVEKGGESASFGFEDFPSSPKSPLSPKKPWQARENRQEFNRGDKDAMFSIGQTLRIRVGPLKGYLCRVLAIRHSDVTVKLDSQHKVLTVKSEHLTEVRGKSSTVPMSEDPESGSLKPFDLLGAEGSSRDWMDGAGTSAGSSGWNSGGSSWPSFPASGISLQPESSSANPFSSEANDAKKDVENAAWETKAAPNQSSSWGAAAANEKSSWGAGTAKENSSWGAAAANEKSSWGKSTPDGDLGSSSKVAGDNWGKGNLKVGTPTDSSNNAATTWKKNTVSDDQDGWKTSEEPWNKGKSISASPTGGKNQPDSWGKGKDTVEAGSWNQQKSWDKGKDVVVGEGSAWGKADDAEKTDEAGWNKAKFAGGSQNVNWGNVKNTSEDAVGDNGKSWNKSAGGSSWGKQADTNVERKGWVENKEDTEQQDGWARPKAFGEGRGFGGRGRGRGSQGRGDQFGRGRSSSQGEFGGNSGQGNSWTGDGMSTGNPSGWNNDQTGGWAKSKASDWGKKDDGCQNANAPDDNNGSGWNKRWGAGKEIGESGDQWNNSKPSRGDWSAPKASNDDKSSGWNNKSSANEGAGSAGDDGAGWSKRKGPGENQNMGWTSKANDMDGNQSSGWGTNRVSGDRSSDWNKKTTENKEEGEHKNQGGGWNSGKASDQGSVTGWGQSSGWKSGSNVGENQDGGKSSWNAGSSDANRNQDSSWGKKSDWNGGGNQSSNWGKSNWNSGSGDASEDQTENFGNRGGFGGRGGDRGGFRGRGRSDRGGFRGRGGFGGRGGDRGGYGGRGGEGGGYGGRGGDGGGFGRGRSDRGGFGGRGRGRRDQSGGWNNSNDGAGTWSSRNDGAGTWNSRNDSSEDRPTDWNKGAGEGWKNKDGAGTWNSGSGDKNKSQSWNAGSSGTSNQSGGWNSQGSGWNKGTGSDNAGSGDQAVNAGEGWKNKDGAGTWNSGSGDKNKSHSWNAGSSGTSNQSGGWNSQGSGWNKGTGSDNAGNGDQAVNAGSGGTTNQSSGWNSQGSGWNKGTGNGGKTQSSGWN, from the exons ATGCAGAAGGGGAAGGGCAAAGGCGTTGCCGGAAAAACCACCGCCGGGAAAGGAAAGGGCGGCGACGATGACAAGACTGGCGGCAAGAAGCGGAGGAATCGCGAGATCCTTCAGTTCTTCGAGGACGCTGCTGGCGAGGACTCCGATTCCAGCTTCGACTTCGACGATGACTTTG ATTTTGCAGTAGAAGATTTTGATACAGAGTCAAAAATTGACAAGGAACCAGGAAAAGCCCAGAGCCTTCCCCTTTATCCCAAAgaggaggagatgaatgaggaagaatttgataAAATGATGGAAGAACGCTACAAGGATGGTTCTAATTTCGTCAGATATGCTGAGGATGATTTTGAGAACAAAAGATCGATTGATAGAAATAATATTATACCTTCAGCTAGAGATCCAACCATCTGGAAAGTTAAATGCATG GTTGGACGTGAGAGGAATTCAGCTTTTTGTCTTATGCAGAAGTATGTAGACTTGAAATCATTAGGTACCAAACTTCAGATAATATCTGCATTTGCTCTTGATCATATAAAGGGTTGTATTTACATTGAAGCTGACAAGCAATTTGATATTATTGAG GCATGTAAAGGGCTTACTACTATATACTCCTCTCGAATAGCTATAGTCCCAAAAAATGAAGTTTCTCATTTGTTATCTTCCCGAATTACGCGCAATGAAGTTTCTGAGGGCTCATGGGCTCGTGTGAAGAATGGGAAATACAAGGGAGACTTGGCACAG atTGTGGCTGTGAATGATGCACGAAAAAGAGCAACAGTGAAGCTTATACCAAGAATTGATCTACAAGCAATGACTGCAAAATTT GGTGGGGGAGTTAGCCTCAAGAAAAATGCCACTCCAGCACCAAGATTGATCAGCACAAGTGAACTTGA GGAGTTCCGGCCTCTCATTCAGTACAGACGTGATCGTGACACCAACAAGCTTTTTGAGGTTCTTGATGGTCTGATGCTCAAGGATGGATATTTATACAAGAAAGTATCAATAGATTCTTTAAGCTGCTCGGGAGTTATGCCATCTGAAGAGGAGCTCCTGAAGTTTAAATCTTCTGAGAATAATGAAACTGATGATTTGGAGTGGCTTACACAGCTTTATGGTGAACGAAAGAAAAAACGGGTTATAAGAAGTGATAAAGGTGGTGGGAAAGGAGAAGGCTCATCAGGATCTAGTGGTGCGAACAGCTTTGACCTGCATGatcttgtttgttttgg CCGGAAAGATTTTGGAATTATCATAGGCATTGAGAAAGATGATAGTTACAAG ATTTTGAAAGAGGGTCCAGAAGGACCTGTTGTGGTGTATGTCCAACTGAAAGAGTTAAAGAGTGGGCCCTTTGATATGAAATTTACTGCTTTAGATCAGCACATGAAGCCCATATCAGCCTGTGATACTATCAGGGTTTTGGAAGGACCATCTAAG GGTAGGCAAGGCATTGTTAGGCAAATCTACAGAGGCACCATCTTTTTATATGATGAGAATGAAGCAGAAAATGGTGGTTATTTCTGTGCTAAGTCTCAAATGTGTGAGAAAGTCAAATTGTCTAGTGATGTGTGCAATGAAAAGGTTGAAAAG GGTGGTGAATCAGCTTCCTTTGGTTTCGAAGACTTCCCATCATCTCCTAAGTCACCTCTTTCACCAAAAAAGCCATGGCAAGCTAGAGAAAACCGTCAGGAAT TCAATCGTGGGGATAAAGATGCAATGTTCTCCATTGGTCAAACCTTGAGAATCCGTGTTGGTCCTCTAAAGGGATACCTCTGCCGTGTTTTAGCTATACGTCATTCTGATGTTACAGTGAAACTTGATTCTCAGCACAAGGTTCTTACAG TTAAAAGTGAGCATCTTACTGAGGTTCGTGGGAAAAGCTCTACTGTACCTATGAG TGAGGATCCGGAGTCGGGTTCTTTAAAACCATTTGATCTGCTTGGAGCCGAAGGCAGCTCTAGAG attggATGGATGGAGCAGGAACATCAGCAGGGAGTTCTGGGTGGAATTCTGGAGGAAG CTCTTGGCCTAGTTTCCCTGCCTCAGGCATTTCG CTTCAGCCAGAGTCCAGTTCAGCAAATCCTTTCAGTTCCGAGGCCAATGATGCCAAAAAAG ATGTGGAAAATGCTGCTTGGGAGACCAAAGCGGCTCCAAATCAGAGTTCATCCTGGGGCGCTGCAGCAGCTAATGAGAAATCATCCTGGGGTGCTGGGACAGCTAAAGAAAATTCATCTTGGGGTGCTGCTGCAGCTAACGAGAAATCATCCTGGGGTAAATCTACACCCGATGGAGATCTGGGAAGTTCTTCAAAAGTTGCTGGAGACAATTGGGGCAAAGGAAACCTTAAAGTTGGAACTCCAACTGATTCTTCAAATAATGCTGCAACCACCTGGAAAAAGAATACTGTGTCTGATGATCAAGATGGTTGGAAAACATCAGAGGAACCCTGGAACAAGGGTAAGAGTATTAGTGCAAGCCCAACTGGTGGAAAGAATCAACCAGATTCTTGGGGCAAAGGTAAAGATACAGTTGAAGCTGGGTCATGGAATCAACAGAAATCTTGGGACAAAGGCAAAGATGTAGTTGTTGGTGAGGGATCTGCTTGGGGCAAAGCTGATGATGCAGAAAAAACTGATGAAGCAGGATGGAATAAAGCCAAATTTGCTGGTGGAAGTCAAAATGTAAACTGGGGTAATGTGAAAAATACCAGTGAAGATGCTGTTGGGGATAATGGAAAATCTTGGAATAAATCAGCTGGAGGGTCTTCGTGGGGTAAACAAGCTGATACAAATGTGGAGAGGAAGGGTTGGGTGGAAAATAAAGAGGATACAGAACAGCAAGATGGTTGGGCGAGGCCAAAAGCATTTGGTGAGGGTCGTGGGTTTGGTGGGAGAGGAAGGGGTAGAGGAAGCCAAGGGCGTGGAGATCAATTTGGCAGGGGAAGATCATCGAGTCAGGGAGAGTTTGGTGGGAACAGTGGTCAGGGAAATAGTTGGACTGGTGATGGAATGTCAACAGGGAATCCTTCTGGTTGGAACAATGATCAAACAGGTGGTTGGGCTAAATCCAAAGCTTCTGATTGGGGTAAAAAAGATGATGGTTGCCAGAATGCTAATGCACCTGATGATAATAATGGATCTGGATGGAACAAAAGATGGGGAGCAGGTAAGGAGATTGGTGAAAGCGGTGACCAATGGAACAATTCAAAACCTTCTCGTGGTGATTGGAGTGCTCCAAAAGCTTCAAATGATGACAAGTCATCTGGTTGGAACAATAAGTCTTCTGCTAATGAAGGAGCTGGTAGTGCTGGGGATGATGGAGCTGGTTGGAGCAAAAGAAAAGGTCCTGGTGAAAATCAAAACATGGGGTGGACCAGTAAAGCTAATGATATGGATGGAAACCAATCATCTGGATGGGGTACCAACAGAGTGTCTGGAGACAGGTCCTCTGACTGGAATAAGAAGACCACTGAAAATAAAGAAGAGGGTGAGCATAAAAATCAAGGGGGTGGCTGGAACAGTGGAAAAGCTTCAGATCAAGGTTCAGTAACTGGATGGGGTCAAAGTTCTGGTTGGAAAAGTGGATCAAATGTTGGAGAAAACCAGGATGGCGGAAAAAGTAGTTGGAACGCTGGGTCAAGTGATGCCAATAGAAACCAGGATTCTAGTTGGGGTAAAAAAAGTGATTGGAATGGAGGTGGGAACCAGAGTTCTAATTGGGGCAAAAGTAATTGGAACTCTGGATCTGGCGATGCAAGTGAAGACCAAACTGAGAATTTTGGTAATAGGGGAGGTTTTGGAGGTAGAGGTGGAGATAGGGGAGGTTTTAGAGGTAGGGGCCGTTCAGATAGAGGAGGCTTTAGAGGTAGAGGTGGTTTTGGAGGTAGAGGTGGAGACAGGGGTGGTTATGGTGGTAGAGGTGGAGAAGGGGGTGGTTATGGTGGTAGAGGTGGAGACGGGGGTGGTTTTGGTAGAGGTAGATCAGACAGAGGAGGATTTGGAGGTAGAGGCCGTGGAAGGAGGGATCAAAGTGGTGGTTGGAACAACAGTAATGATGGTGCAGGAACTTGGAGTAGCAGAAATGATGGTGCGGGAACTTGGAACAGCAGAAATGACTCTAGTGAGGATAGGCCCACTGACTGGAACAAAGGGGCAGGAGAGGGGTGGAAAAACAAAGATGGTGCAGGAACTTGGAACAGTGGAAGTGGTGATAAGAACAAGTCACAGAGTTGGAATGCAGGAAGTAGTGGAACTAGCAATCAATCTGGTGGTTGGAACAGCCAGGGGTCAGGTTGGAACAAAGGAACAGGTTCAGATAATGCAGGGAGTGGAGATCAAGCTGTTAATGCAGGAGAGGGGTGGAAAAACAAAGATGGTGCAGGAACCTGGAACAGTGGAAGTGGTGATAAGAACAAGTCGCATAGTTGGAATGCAGGAAGTAGTGGAACTAGCAATCAATCTGGTGGTTGGAACAGCCAGGGGTCAGGTTGGAACAAAGGAACAGGTTCAGATAATGCAGGGAATGGAGATCAAGCTGTTAATGCAGGAAGTGGTGGAACTACTAATCAATCTAGTGGATGGAATAGCCAGGGTTCAGGTTGGAACAAAGGTACAGGTAATGGGGGTAAGACTCAGTCATCTGGTTGGAATTAA